The following proteins are encoded in a genomic region of Methylococcales bacterium:
- a CDS encoding TRAP transporter small permease encodes MQSPHWIVKTHQFLLKIEVAITVGLLLSMIMIATLQIIMRNFWGVGILWGESYVRIAVLWLAFFGATLACRHHRHLAIDVLINKLTPSIQRWVNRFNDLFSGLICFVVSYHSSLLIYSDYQDGGIAFASVPNWLCEIIIPFAFALMGSRYLLTSCFDLRPKI; translated from the coding sequence ATGCAATCACCTCATTGGATAGTTAAAACCCATCAGTTTCTTTTAAAAATTGAAGTGGCTATTACGGTTGGCTTATTGTTATCGATGATAATGATCGCAACCTTACAAATTATTATGCGTAATTTTTGGGGCGTAGGGATTTTATGGGGGGAGTCCTATGTTCGGATTGCTGTTTTATGGCTTGCATTTTTCGGTGCGACGCTGGCTTGTCGCCATCATCGTCACCTTGCCATTGATGTTTTGATTAATAAACTAACTCCCTCCATTCAACGTTGGGTTAATCGTTTTAATGATTTATTTAGCGGCCTTATTTGTTTTGTTGTGAGTTATCACAGCAGTCTATTAATCTATTCTGATTACCAAGATGGAGGAATTGCATTTGCTAGCGTTCCTAATTGGCTGTGTGAAATCATTATTCCTTTTGCTTTCGCGCTTATGGGAAGTCGTTACCTATTAACGAGCTGCTTTGATTTACGTCCAAAAATTTAA
- a CDS encoding undecaprenyl-diphosphate phosphatase, with translation MDIIQAIALAILQGLTEFLPISSSAHLMLLPILVGWEDQGLAFDVAVHIGTLTAVIIFYRRDLIQISQSWGKSLCGGESNEDSKLAWYVLLGTIPVGLVGISLPDSVEEMIRSPIVVAIATIIFAILLWFAEKKATEKRDTITLMDAIVVGLFQAIALIPGTSRSGITITAGLLTGLKREHAARFSFLLSIPVISLAGMLKSYELYQTIEPVNWEFMAIGACISALVAYLSIAWFLKFLNKVGMMPFVYYRFALGIFLLWLFNPFLSI, from the coding sequence ATGGATATTATACAAGCGATTGCATTAGCAATATTGCAAGGGTTAACCGAGTTTTTACCTATTTCAAGCTCAGCTCATTTAATGCTATTACCGATATTAGTCGGCTGGGAAGACCAAGGGCTTGCATTTGATGTAGCCGTACATATAGGAACCTTAACCGCCGTTATTATTTTTTATCGCCGTGATTTAATACAAATAAGCCAATCTTGGGGAAAGTCACTCTGTGGCGGGGAATCAAATGAGGATTCTAAACTCGCGTGGTACGTTTTATTAGGCACCATTCCCGTCGGACTGGTGGGTATTTCCTTACCTGATAGCGTCGAAGAAATGATTCGATCGCCTATCGTTGTGGCGATTGCAACCATCATTTTTGCAATCCTATTATGGTTTGCAGAAAAAAAAGCCACGGAAAAGCGGGATACGATTACCTTAATGGATGCTATTGTAGTGGGACTCTTTCAAGCCATTGCCTTAATTCCAGGGACATCACGTTCAGGCATTACCATTACAGCGGGGTTATTAACAGGCCTAAAACGTGAACATGCAGCACGGTTCTCGTTTTTATTATCTATCCCTGTTATTAGTCTCGCAGGTATGCTTAAATCGTATGAACTTTATCAGACTATAGAGCCTGTTAATTGGGAATTTATGGCCATTGGCGCGTGTATATCCGCGTTGGTTGCTTATTTAAGTATTGCTTGGTTTTTGAAATTTTTAAATAAAGTAGGAATGATGCCATTTGTCTATTATCGGTTTGCATTAGGTATTTTTTTACTCTGGCTATTTAATCCATTCCTTTCAATTTAA
- the truD gene encoding tRNA pseudouridine(13) synthase TruD → MTELLTLPQWSYAYGSPASTGVIKTQPDDFIVEEQLPFEADGTGEHVFVQIQKQGENTDYVARVLARVAKVRQRDIGVAGLKDRHGLTTQWFSVWLPGKATPDWSEVETETIKVLQSTRHTRKLKRGVLTGNQFQLLIRDFSGDREACQRQLNQIKMLGFPNYFGSQRFGLQGKNIDTVLALFAGTRKIKRPQRGIYLSAARSYLFNQILSHRVENNSWDSALEDDILMFADSNSYFKVTALDDELKQRISQGILHPTGCLYGKGEVLANEMNLLTPYDALTTGLVKFDLESDRRVLRVIPQNLQWQFLTPEQLQLRFFLPAGGYATALLREIINF, encoded by the coding sequence TTGACTGAGTTATTGACGCTGCCGCAATGGAGTTATGCTTATGGCTCACCTGCATCAACCGGCGTCATTAAAACGCAGCCCGATGATTTTATTGTTGAAGAACAGTTACCTTTTGAAGCGGATGGCACGGGTGAACATGTTTTTGTTCAGATTCAAAAACAAGGTGAAAATACAGACTATGTTGCCCGCGTATTAGCCCGAGTTGCGAAGGTTAGGCAACGTGATATTGGGGTTGCAGGCTTAAAAGATCGTCATGGACTCACGACACAGTGGTTTAGTGTCTGGTTACCTGGTAAAGCCACGCCTGATTGGTCTGAAGTGGAAACCGAAACCATTAAAGTCCTTCAAAGCACGCGCCATACACGAAAGCTTAAGCGGGGGGTTTTAACAGGAAATCAATTTCAGCTATTAATTCGTGATTTCTCAGGGGATCGTGAGGCGTGTCAGCGACAACTGAATCAAATAAAAATGCTAGGTTTCCCTAATTATTTTGGGTCACAGCGTTTTGGTTTGCAAGGGAAAAATATTGATACCGTATTGGCGTTATTTGCAGGAACACGAAAAATTAAACGCCCACAACGAGGTATTTATTTATCCGCTGCCCGCTCTTATTTATTTAATCAGATTCTTAGCCATCGGGTTGAAAATAATAGCTGGGATTCCGCGCTTGAAGACGATATTTTAATGTTTGCAGACTCCAATAGTTATTTTAAAGTCACCGCGTTAGATGATGAACTCAAACAACGCATTAGCCAAGGCATCCTTCACCCTACAGGCTGTTTATATGGAAAAGGGGAAGTTTTAGCGAATGAAATGAACCTTCTAACCCCTTATGACGCATTAACCACAGGATTGGTTAAGTTTGACCTTGAAAGTGATCGCCGTGTCTTACGTGTCATTCCTCAAAACTTACAATGGCAATTTTTAACCCCCGAACAACTACAACTCCGTTTCTTTTTACCCGCAGGTGGTTATGCAACCGCTTTGTTAAGAGAAATCATTAATTTTTAA
- the ispF gene encoding 2-C-methyl-D-erythritol 2,4-cyclodiphosphate synthase, with protein sequence MIRIGQGYDVHRFKHGDEIILGGVTIPYEKGLEAHSDGDVVLHALADALLGAAALGDIGQHFPDTDPNFKGADSRVLLRHVYKIVNEKGYHLNNADITIVAQAPKMSPHIVAMCENIAVDLKTTVDRINVKATTTEKLGFEGRKEGIAVHAVVLIESSPLD encoded by the coding sequence GTGATTAGAATAGGTCAAGGGTATGATGTCCATCGTTTCAAACACGGTGATGAAATTATTTTAGGCGGAGTCACGATTCCTTATGAAAAGGGACTTGAGGCTCACTCCGATGGTGACGTTGTTTTACATGCCTTAGCGGATGCTTTATTAGGCGCGGCGGCTTTAGGGGATATTGGTCAACACTTTCCTGATACGGATCCTAATTTTAAGGGGGCTGATAGTCGCGTCCTTTTACGCCATGTCTATAAAATAGTTAATGAAAAAGGCTATCATCTGAATAATGCCGACATCACTATTGTTGCACAAGCCCCTAAGATGTCCCCTCATATTGTTGCTATGTGTGAGAATATTGCGGTTGATTTAAAAACCACCGTCGATAGAATTAATGTGAAAGCGACAACCACTGAAAAATTAGGCTTTGAAGGCCGTAAAGAAGGCATTGCTGTTCATGCCGTTGTTTTGATTGAGTCATCCCCTCTTGACTGA
- the ispD gene encoding 2-C-methyl-D-erythritol 4-phosphate cytidylyltransferase, whose amino-acid sequence MTNTNYYAVVPAAGVGKRMQADKPKQYLPLLDKTVIEQTLLQLLSTDVFSAIAVAISDGDTYWPALKIAKHPQIIRAKGGKERADSVLSALSALENKAVDDDWVLVHDAARPCVSSKEIHQLLKSLQNEACGGILALASHDTLKQVDGDVIQKSVDRRTIWRALTPQMFRYGVLKKSLTQTIGNPAITDEASAIELTGGVVKIVEGSTENIKITRPEDLALAQFYLENQRD is encoded by the coding sequence ATGACTAACACAAATTATTACGCTGTCGTTCCCGCCGCAGGGGTTGGTAAGCGAATGCAAGCGGATAAACCTAAACAATATTTACCCTTACTCGATAAAACGGTGATTGAGCAAACGTTATTGCAGCTTTTAAGTACGGATGTTTTTTCTGCCATTGCCGTGGCGATTTCAGACGGTGACACGTATTGGCCAGCCTTAAAAATAGCAAAACATCCCCAAATAATTCGAGCCAAAGGCGGTAAAGAACGAGCCGATTCAGTGTTATCCGCCTTAAGTGCATTAGAAAATAAAGCGGTGGATGATGATTGGGTACTCGTTCACGATGCCGCCCGTCCGTGTGTGAGTTCAAAAGAGATACACCAGTTACTTAAATCACTACAAAATGAAGCGTGTGGTGGAATTTTAGCGTTGGCTTCCCATGATACCTTAAAACAAGTTGACGGCGATGTGATTCAAAAGAGTGTTGATAGACGGACTATCTGGCGCGCCTTAACCCCTCAAATGTTTCGGTACGGGGTTTTAAAAAAATCCTTAACACAAACGATTGGAAACCCTGCCATAACTGATGAAGCCAGTGCCATCGAACTTACAGGGGGCGTGGTTAAAATAGTGGAAGGTTCGACTGAAAATATTAAAATTACGCGCCCTGAAGATTTAGCTTTAGCACAATTTTATTTGGAGAATCAACGTGATTAG
- the rsmA gene encoding 16S rRNA (adenine(1518)-N(6)/adenine(1519)-N(6))-dimethyltransferase RsmA, whose translation MAHQARKRFGQNFLEDHGIIYQIIASIQAQKGQHWVEIGPGQGALTHPLLETGVTLDVVELDRDLVTLLTQKFEPHPQLTIHSADALKFDFQALVNSDEKLRIIGNLPYNISTPLLFHLLSNAHSIADMHFMLQKEVVERICAVPGSKKYGRLTVMMNYYCASEHLFDVPPESFKPIPKVNSAIVRLIPHSTAPVTLNERKTLNTIVTAAFSQRRKTIRNSLKKHLNEDQIKQLGIDPKVRAEEVGLEDFAKLANFFNEISE comes from the coding sequence ATGGCACATCAAGCACGTAAACGATTTGGACAAAATTTTCTTGAAGATCACGGCATTATTTATCAAATAATTGCCTCTATTCAAGCCCAAAAAGGTCAACATTGGGTTGAAATAGGCCCAGGACAGGGAGCCTTAACGCACCCTTTATTAGAAACGGGGGTAACACTGGATGTTGTTGAACTCGATAGAGATTTGGTTACCTTGCTCACCCAAAAATTTGAGCCACATCCTCAGCTAACAATTCATAGTGCGGACGCGCTTAAGTTTGACTTTCAAGCCTTGGTTAATTCCGATGAAAAACTTCGTATCATTGGGAATTTACCGTACAACATTTCTACCCCGCTTTTATTTCATTTACTGAGTAATGCTCATTCAATTGCGGATATGCACTTCATGTTACAAAAAGAAGTGGTTGAGCGAATTTGTGCGGTCCCTGGCAGTAAAAAATACGGGCGTTTGACGGTGATGATGAATTATTACTGTGCAAGTGAGCATTTATTTGATGTTCCGCCAGAAAGTTTCAAACCTATTCCGAAAGTAAACTCGGCCATTGTCCGTTTAATTCCACATTCTACCGCCCCTGTTACCCTTAATGAACGAAAGACTTTAAATACAATCGTTACAGCGGCCTTTTCTCAGCGACGTAAAACGATTAGAAATTCGCTTAAAAAACATTTAAATGAAGATCAAATAAAACAGTTAGGGATTGATCCTAAAGTGCGGGCCGAAGAAGTGGGTTTAGAGGACTTTGCAAAACTAGCCAATTTTTTTAATGAAATTAGCGAATAA
- the pdxA gene encoding 4-hydroxythreonine-4-phosphate dehydrogenase PdxA has translation MTSSKPVQRIALTAGEPAGIGPDLCIQLAQHPQVCELVIIADPDMLASRAKILNLPLTINNFDPLAPAKPQQAGIITVFPTPLKKPVVCQQLDKNNSRYVLETIRLATQGCLDGLFAAMVTAPVHKGIINEARLKFTGHTEYIAKIAGGGTPVMMLATKGLKVALATTHLPLTKVSKAITKKSLTTIIQVLERDLRQRFGISKPTILVCGLNPHAGEDGHLGSEEINTITPVLDKFREEGFNIQGPLAADTVFTPKYLDNADAVLAMYHDQGLPVLKYLGFGKAVNITLGLPLIRTSVDHGTALELAGTGTANYGSLELAITTALDIVSSNTLLF, from the coding sequence ATGACCTCATCAAAACCTGTTCAACGAATTGCCTTAACAGCAGGAGAACCTGCAGGTATTGGACCTGATTTGTGTATTCAATTAGCCCAGCATCCGCAAGTGTGTGAGTTAGTGATTATTGCTGATCCTGATATGCTGGCATCACGTGCAAAAATACTTAATTTACCGTTAACAATTAATAATTTTGATCCCCTGGCTCCTGCTAAACCGCAACAAGCAGGGATAATCACCGTTTTCCCTACCCCCTTAAAAAAACCCGTTGTCTGTCAGCAACTTGATAAAAACAATAGCCGTTATGTATTAGAAACCATCCGTTTAGCAACCCAAGGCTGTTTAGATGGCTTATTTGCTGCGATGGTAACCGCCCCTGTTCATAAGGGCATTATTAATGAAGCACGGTTAAAATTTACAGGACACACGGAATACATTGCGAAGATTGCAGGCGGGGGAACACCTGTCATGATGCTAGCAACGAAGGGGTTAAAAGTTGCCTTAGCAACGACTCATTTACCGTTAACTAAAGTATCCAAAGCAATTACCAAAAAAAGTTTAACCACCATTATTCAGGTGCTGGAACGGGATTTAAGACAGCGTTTTGGGATAAGTAAACCGACTATACTGGTTTGTGGGCTTAATCCTCATGCAGGCGAAGACGGGCATTTAGGCTCAGAAGAAATTAACACCATTACGCCTGTGTTGGATAAATTTCGAGAGGAAGGCTTTAATATACAAGGCCCTTTAGCCGCAGATACGGTTTTTACCCCGAAATATTTAGATAATGCCGATGCGGTTTTGGCTATGTATCACGATCAGGGGTTACCCGTTTTAAAATATTTAGGCTTTGGAAAGGCGGTTAATATTACCTTAGGTCTCCCCTTAATCCGAACATCCGTCGATCATGGCACGGCATTAGAGCTTGCAGGCACAGGCACTGCAAATTATGGCAGTTTAGAGCTTGCCATCACCACCGCATTAGATATTGTTAGTAGTAACACACTTTTATTTTAA
- the argS gene encoding arginine--tRNA ligase, with protein sequence MKQTLKTLVQQAVESLKKEGVLDNTLTPTITIERARDNSHGDFASNLALVLAKSAKINPKTLALQIVDALPQHTAIVNVEIAGPGFINFFIHPDAIYQVVSEIHQQGEQFGLSKLGAGKKVQVEFVSANPTGPLHVGHGRGAAYGSAVADLLEAVGFEVDREYYVNDAGRQMDILAASIWLRYLEECGEVVVFPTNAYRGDYIREIARKIHNSVQNEYRHPAELVLESIPSDEPEGGDKDTHIDALIQRAKTLLGNAQYRDIFQIGLATILEDIKVDLSEFGLDYHHWFSERKLMEEGLIDGVISQLDEKNFLYKQAGATWFKSTDFGDDKDRVVTRDNGETTYFASDIAYHLNKLERGYDQIINIWGADHHGYIPRIKAALLALGADAEKLTVLLVQFAVLYRGNEKMPMSTRSGEFVTLRQLRSEVGKDAARFFYLMRRSDQHMDFDLKLATSKTNENPVFYVQYAHARICSVLRQLDEKSLERDINLGMKSLTVLTESYEITLLTTLSRYPEVLEKAALSYEPHQLIQYCRELATNFHSYYNAHQFLVDDVNLRNARLNLISATKQVLNNGLNLLGIHSPEAM encoded by the coding sequence ATGAAACAAACGTTGAAAACACTTGTTCAGCAAGCTGTTGAAAGTCTTAAAAAAGAGGGGGTTTTAGATAACACACTCACCCCAACGATTACGATTGAACGCGCTCGTGATAATTCACACGGGGATTTTGCCTCAAATTTAGCTTTGGTATTGGCTAAATCGGCTAAGATTAATCCTAAAACATTAGCCCTACAAATTGTTGATGCACTGCCCCAGCATACTGCAATTGTGAATGTTGAAATTGCAGGGCCAGGGTTTATTAATTTTTTTATTCATCCTGACGCTATTTATCAGGTTGTTTCCGAAATTCATCAACAAGGTGAGCAGTTTGGCTTAAGCAAACTCGGCGCGGGGAAAAAAGTACAAGTTGAATTTGTTTCCGCTAATCCCACTGGGCCTTTACATGTAGGGCATGGACGCGGAGCAGCTTATGGATCAGCGGTTGCTGATTTATTGGAAGCGGTTGGCTTTGAAGTTGATAGAGAATATTATGTAAATGATGCAGGGCGACAAATGGACATTTTAGCCGCCAGCATTTGGTTACGTTATTTGGAAGAATGTGGTGAGGTCGTTGTTTTTCCAACGAATGCTTATCGAGGTGACTATATTCGTGAAATTGCCCGAAAAATTCATAACAGTGTACAAAATGAATATCGTCATCCTGCTGAATTAGTATTAGAAAGTATTCCGAGTGATGAGCCTGAAGGCGGGGATAAGGACACCCATATTGATGCCCTGATTCAACGTGCAAAAACCTTATTGGGTAACGCTCAATATCGAGATATTTTTCAAATAGGGTTAGCGACTATTTTAGAAGATATCAAAGTTGATTTAAGCGAATTTGGTCTTGATTATCATCACTGGTTTTCTGAGCGCAAGCTCATGGAAGAGGGATTAATTGATGGGGTCATTAGTCAATTAGACGAAAAGAATTTTCTTTATAAACAAGCGGGAGCCACGTGGTTTAAATCAACTGATTTTGGGGATGATAAAGACCGTGTTGTCACGCGTGATAATGGCGAAACGACTTATTTTGCCTCAGACATTGCTTATCACCTTAATAAATTGGAAAGAGGCTATGACCAAATTATTAATATCTGGGGAGCGGATCATCATGGCTATATCCCACGAATTAAAGCGGCCTTATTAGCACTGGGGGCGGATGCTGAAAAGCTTACGGTCTTGTTAGTCCAGTTTGCTGTTTTATATCGGGGGAATGAAAAAATGCCGATGTCTACACGTTCAGGTGAATTTGTTACCTTACGGCAATTACGAAGTGAAGTGGGTAAAGATGCGGCGCGGTTTTTTTATTTGATGCGTCGCTCCGATCAGCACATGGATTTTGATTTAAAACTAGCGACCTCTAAAACCAATGAAAACCCTGTGTTTTATGTACAATACGCTCATGCCCGAATATGCAGTGTTTTACGTCAGTTAGATGAAAAAAGTTTAGAGCGTGATATAAATTTAGGCATGAAAAGCCTAACCGTCTTAACAGAATCGTATGAAATAACACTTTTAACAACCTTATCGCGCTACCCAGAAGTCTTAGAAAAAGCCGCCTTAAGTTATGAGCCTCATCAATTAATTCAGTATTGCCGAGAGCTTGCCACTAATTTTCATAGCTACTACAACGCGCATCAATTTTTGGTTGATGATGTTAATTTGCGAAATGCGCGGCTCAATTTGATCAGCGCAACTAAACAAGTTCTTAACAATGGTCTAAACTTATTAGGTATTCATTCACCTGAGGCGATGTAA
- a CDS encoding SPOR domain-containing protein, protein MPKDYKNRSYTKKPSRGNKSNKSRFNRFDGLLILAFIVVASLFGVSFLNPDSPDTKISLDTLLSTNNISDAKNAELKIKKQLQNKNIQALAAKAQAKIKQKADSPSKQDKIPKEPHFDFYTILPKLEVVIPEYEIKTRIREEQTGTLKKGGRYVMQAGSFRDFLEAKKLHVKLTAFGVESHIERAMVGKVVWHRIKIGPFSGLSSIMAIKTRLRNNGIDTLVLEFKG, encoded by the coding sequence ATGCCTAAAGATTATAAAAACCGTAGTTACACTAAAAAACCTAGCCGAGGTAATAAATCCAATAAATCACGGTTTAATCGTTTTGACGGACTCTTAATTTTAGCCTTTATTGTTGTGGCCTCCTTGTTTGGGGTCTCCTTTTTGAATCCAGACAGTCCCGATACAAAAATTTCATTAGACACCTTATTATCAACGAATAATATCAGTGATGCAAAAAATGCTGAATTAAAAATAAAAAAACAGCTACAAAATAAAAACATACAGGCTTTAGCCGCTAAGGCACAAGCTAAAATTAAACAAAAGGCTGATTCGCCCAGTAAACAAGATAAAATTCCTAAAGAACCTCATTTTGATTTTTATACCATTTTGCCAAAACTTGAAGTCGTTATTCCTGAATATGAAATTAAAACGCGTATTAGAGAAGAGCAAACAGGGACTTTAAAAAAAGGAGGGCGTTATGTCATGCAGGCAGGTTCGTTTCGGGATTTTTTAGAAGCCAAAAAACTTCATGTTAAATTAACAGCCTTCGGCGTTGAATCCCATATTGAGCGAGCAATGGTTGGAAAAGTGGTTTGGCATCGAATTAAAATAGGCCCTTTTTCGGGACTAAGTTCAATAATGGCAATTAAAACGCGTTTACGAAATAATGGCATTGATACCTTGGTGTTGGAGTTTAAAGGGTAA
- the hxlA gene encoding 3-hexulose-6-phosphate synthase gives MATPLIQMALDSLDFDATIALAEEVAPHVDIFEIGTPCIKHNGINLVKELRARFPEKLLLVDLKTMDAGEYEATPFYEAGADICTVLGVSGAATCVGVIKASNATGAETQIDLINVDDKVACARDMVDAGAQIVGIHTGLDAQAAGDTPFNDLSLIAGLELDVRISVAGGINQSTVQDVVRAGADIIVVGAAIYGAPSPAESAREIRELVDAA, from the coding sequence ATGGCAACACCATTAATTCAAATGGCATTAGATTCTTTAGATTTTGACGCAACTATCGCTCTTGCTGAAGAAGTCGCCCCTCACGTCGATATTTTTGAAATCGGAACGCCTTGCATTAAACATAATGGCATCAATTTAGTGAAAGAACTAAGAGCTAGATTTCCTGAGAAATTACTTTTAGTTGACCTTAAAACAATGGATGCGGGTGAGTATGAAGCAACCCCATTTTATGAAGCAGGCGCGGATATTTGTACTGTATTAGGTGTTTCAGGTGCTGCAACGTGTGTTGGCGTAATTAAAGCGAGCAATGCAACCGGCGCTGAAACTCAAATTGACTTAATCAATGTTGACGATAAAGTGGCTTGCGCAAGAGATATGGTTGACGCGGGCGCACAAATTGTTGGTATTCATACAGGTCTTGATGCACAAGCCGCTGGTGACACACCATTCAATGACTTAAGCTTAATCGCTGGTTTAGAATTAGATGTTCGTATTTCAGTTGCAGGCGGTATTAACCAATCAACAGTTCAAGACGTTGTTCGTGCAGGGGCTGATATTATTGTTGTTGGCGCAGCGATCTATGGCGCACCTTCTCCTGCTGAATCAGCTCGTGAAATTCGTGAACTCGTTGATGCAGCATAA
- the hxlB gene encoding 6-phospho-3-hexuloisomerase, producing MWQQKNQRLVIDKISEILDATDNEYAEKITAMFDGAKRIFISGAGRSKLVGNFLGMRLMHSGYDVSMVGEIVTPSIREGDLLIVISGSGETEQLIAFTNKAKDVGARIVLISSRAQSTIGDIADGVFQIGKQELYQKVKGMPMGTVFELSTLCFLEALVSHLVWEKEIPEEKMRERHANME from the coding sequence ATGTGGCAACAAAAAAATCAACGTTTAGTCATTGATAAAATTTCAGAAATTCTTGATGCAACTGATAATGAATATGCTGAAAAAATAACTGCAATGTTTGATGGAGCCAAACGCATATTTATATCAGGAGCAGGTCGCTCAAAACTTGTAGGCAACTTTCTAGGTATGCGTTTAATGCATAGTGGTTATGATGTCAGCATGGTAGGTGAAATTGTTACGCCTAGCATTAGAGAAGGTGATTTATTAATTGTAATTTCAGGTTCAGGTGAAACGGAACAATTAATTGCTTTTACTAATAAAGCTAAAGATGTCGGAGCACGCATTGTTTTAATCTCATCTAGGGCGCAATCAACCATTGGTGACATTGCAGATGGTGTATTTCAAATAGGTAAACAAGAACTTTACCAGAAGGTAAAGGGAATGCCTATGGGAACCGTATTTGAGCTATCAACATTATGTTTTCTGGAAGCCTTAGTTTCTCATTTAGTTTGGGAAAAAGAAATCCCAGAAGAAAAAATGAGAGAACGACACGCCAACATGGAATAA